The sequence below is a genomic window from Phycodurus eques isolate BA_2022a chromosome 6, UOR_Pequ_1.1, whole genome shotgun sequence.
TGATCAAACATTGCACGGCAAAGCCCCAAAACCTTGCTAGAATTGTTAAAAGATTGAACCTCAAAGCTGCAGCGTTCCTTAAAGTGTTGAAATACTGTTTGTCAAAACCTCAGATGTCACTAAAAGTGTTCAGACATTGCACAGCAGACCCTCTAACATCAACCCTAAAAGTCCCCAACATAGATAAGTGTTAAAATATCGTGCACCAAACCCGCGACGTACTTTAAAGTGTTAAAACATTGGACGTCAATGCTCCCAACGTTGTAAAACCTATTAAGATATTGTACACCGAAGCTCCCCACGTCGCTAAAAGGGTTAAAACATCGTACAGAGGAACCTTTACCGTCAAAGCCCCCGGCGTCGTTACAAATTGTTAAAACATCATACGTCAAAGCCTCAATGTTGCCAAGAATatgaacatactgtatcacACACAGTTCCCCGACATTTCTAAAAGGGTAAACATGTCACAGATCAGGGGTGTCGCTAGGCCTATTTGAGGGAGGTTTCAGCCCTTCCTAATAAAAACTTCTCAAGCCCTCTCAAAATTATTGgttgtatgtgtttatggcgAAGTTTTATGGTCATAGCGTCCCTGAAACCGATCTTCAACCCCCCTAAAAAAACCTtggtctcaaaaaaaaaaataatgccctCCCTCTCGACAGaaacgtttttttgggggggggggaacgccCCTGTCACACATGAAAGCCCCCAACATTGCTGTAAAACCGTCGCGCAGAGGAACCTCTTGACATTAAACCCACAACGTTGTACAGAGCAACAGATTGACAGACAAACTGATCGACAGAACGTTCAGTCAATCAATTGATCAATCGACAGATAGAAAGACTGGATGATAGAAGGATTGTCacatagacagacagacgggCAGACATACCAATAAACAGACAGaaatatcaataaaaactgATTTATTGTCACGTACGTgattagggcgagggcgagtaacgcaaggcgagaacatggtggacccaattgcagggaagcagggaggcaaggcaggagtgcgggagtctcaaaataataatatttaatcttcaaaaggggaaaactgaacaaagtcccacaacagataccaatcaaatcaaagtaacaaagaaacactcgaatatcaaaaactggaaacaaactatgacctgtgagtaagacgtggaatagaaagagaaaatgacacctgacaatgacataccgcaatgataaagacaactggctatgactatgacatggcaaagacacgtgacaacgacaatgaaccgacaagaagtgaaagaaaccagggaactaaatacaaacagattgacgagacaacgaggaacacctggacaagacacgagtggctggagagagctgattggtcgacacaaagtagacgagaacaggtggacacaacaacctaatgagcacacgacaaacatggaacacaggaaaacatggaacaaaactaaacacaacccaaaccaaaacacagaccatgacatttATATGTTATAAAGCTCCAGAAACTTGTACTTATGCATGTACTTGTGTAGCTCACATAACAAACTGACAACAAACTACTTCTCCAGAACTCTGCCGCCCATGTTATCAGCAGAACGCCCATCCACCACATCCCTCAGGTCCTGCACCGACTCCACCGGCTCCCTGTCCAATACCGGATCCGATTCAAAATACATGCTCAAGCTCATTTCAGCTTCTTTCTCACATGTTCAATGCAATTTATATCAGGACtcttcagaatagtccaatgttttgttcttgttgttttattaGCCTTGTGTTTGGGTCTTTAAACATTTCGACGACCCATGGCCTGCAACTGCGACCCAACTTTCTGACACTGGGTAGCACATTTCGTTCCAGGATGCCTTGATAGTTTTTTAGATTTCTTTGTATGCAGCACAAATTCAAAACACCCTATGTCAGATTAAGCAAAGCAACCCCAGAACATAACAGCCTGCTTATTTCACAGTAggtacagtgttcttttctttgtacACACGGCACGGCAAAATTGTTGGTaaccattttttaaagaatgaaaaACTCACAATTGGCACAAAAATATTGTCACAGAAGCACTGTGGCTTGTCAATATGTATTCCAGCAAATTCCTGTCTCATTAGGTTCAAGGTCTTTcagtgatgatttttttttcttctttagctAATTTTTTGAGGACTACTTGCTTTCTTAATTATGTTTGTACGGTGTCCTTGAGGCCCCGTATAGGTGCCtatgaataaaatgaattattaattacaaagggttagggaaaataaattgataaatGTTTAGAAACTTACACTTATAAAAGGTATAGAAACTTACTTACCCAGCAAAGATCACACTGAACCACTGAAATGATTTccatttgtctttgaaggattgaggggagaacatgaaagGAAAGAGGTGGTGTCTGGTTGTGACAACTCCCACAAGGTTGTTCTTCCACCCACAGTGGAAACAAGAGTTTTGTAATATGTGTTGCTATATTTTCATgtctttccccaaaaaatcagttagtttaaatgtatttctttattttttttagtcatttatCTCGTAAAATAACTGGTTTATTGTAAATTTTAAAATTAAGAAATCTTagtaaaatgaacaattatgCATATACATTTGAGCAGTTTAAGAACAATTGTAGAACATTtgcaaacaattaaataaagtgTATGAATTGAAATGTATGTCTCCCGTTTGGTCTCTTGTGTCACTGCCAGgtcaaaataattataaaaacatagaataaaaggaaaagaacaaggCACTTCACCCCAAATCTCTTCAAAGACAATTTGaagactttttgtcatattgtgGTTTTCCCCATGTTGCTTTGAGTGGATCATTTCTGCTTTAAagcaaaaacatatttgaaattCCCTTCCAATGTGAACAGAAACTCACCTGATTTAGCTTTTCAGCTGTTTCATAGCATATTAATAACATTTATCATTCCCTTTACACCATTTCATTGGACTTCGTGAGCTTACGCTCAATGTCTcatgaacaaaaatgtgtcatcTCGGTACTTTTTTCaactttgcttttgttttactgATTTGAGTCATTTCctgctttatttttgtattatggaCCTGCAGAAATAGCATTTTGCAACTATTTGTGAATTTACATGATTTTgatgtattatttgtatcattaacaacaataataaaaataataatacattttattatttgatacTATTTATGGTTATTACGGTAGTAATTTTTGTAGTCGTTTTCTACAATTTCTTTGGTCACGTTTAAGTCATTTCCTGCTTTATGTTGCATTATTTAGCGGAAAACGTATGTGATTACTTATGTGAATTTGACACTAGTAATATTATTCAACACTATTTGGTATCATTAGTCATTTTAGTAGcaaatttcaaaaaatatttcatgaattTACACGCGTTTGACCTAGTCATAATATTTACCACCATTTAGAAATAATACTTACAGTATCTAGCAGTTGTCTACAATTTTATTGGTCATGTTGGAGTTGTTTCCAGCTTTTGTGATATTTACCTCCAAAATGTAGTGGTTATTCAGTAATTTATCTCAATTTGTGTTATTTATCTCCAAAATGTAGTGGTTATTCAGTAATTTATCtcaatttaaatgaatttgagATATTCGTAATATTATTTGACCCTATTTATGATTATTAGTCATCGTTTTTGTAGCAGTTTTCCTGTAAATTCAGTATGACCGATTGAGCACTCTGCTGCCCCTTAGTGGACACCAGAAATTCACCAATAAGGCTaccaaaatattggaaacacctctgttgatgataataataataataataataataataataatatattatttttgttattgcttCAAGATGAATAGCTCTGCACTTAAACAATACATATTCacatttatattcattcatattttttttaaattgtgaacaaattttttttaaaactgtttaaactgggcggcacggtggacgactggttagagcgtcagcctcacagttctgaggaccctggttcaatccccggccccgcctgtgtggagtttgcatgttctccccgtgcctgcgtgggttttctccgggcactccggtttcctcccgcatcccaaaaacatgcatgaattggagactctaaaattgcccgtagatgtgactgtgagtgtgaatggttgtgtgtttgtatgtgccctgcgattggctggcaaccagttcagggtgtaccccgcctcctgcccgatgacagctgggataggctccagcacgcccgcgaccctagtgaggagaagcggctcagaaaatggatggacggatggatgtttaaattgGGTTAAAAGTGCAAGTGTCTTCTTTATAAGTGAACACACACAAGGGACACACCCTCAAGCTCcagccatgtgtgtgtgtgtgtgtgtgtgtgtgtgcgtggtggGGGGGTGTTCCGATAAAGTTGGCGTGTACTGTACTCTGTTCCCCTGCCTCCATGAAATCTCATATTATATTTCCTGGACGCTGCGTACATGACAAAACATCAAAGGCCTTTTTCTCTCACAGTGCACTTCAGATTTATTGCCTCCAGGGCGGTTTTGTTTGGATTGCATTTTGTCCGTTTGTTATTAGCacatatttcacaaaaatgtaCCATAACGCGTTTATTTGTATTCCCCTACTTGATAGGTTGATACTGCGTAGGTAAACAACAAATGCAATCAAATTTGATTACCTCAAGGAAGGTTGTTTCGATCACATTTTGTTAAAACGCACCGTTATGtgattgtttgtattttacatGATAGGTGGACACTGCATAACTAAATGATCAATTGAAACGTGCTTATTTCCTTCTGGAGGTATTGTTTTGATCACTGTTTTATCATTTGTTAGGAGGATTACACTAAAATGTACCATAATGCAATTTTATTCTCCTAGGTGAACACTGCGTAGCTAAACAGCCAATGTAAACATGCTTTATTTACTGCTGCAAGGTATTGTTTTGATCACATTTGGTCAGTTTGTTAGCAGGATTGCGCAAAATGTACCTTAACaaaattatacagtatactcCTGCGTGTTAGTTGAACACTCTGTAACTAAACCATCAATTAAAACTTTTAAGGTAGGAAGGTATTGGTTTTAACGCATTTTGTTCTCTCGCAGTATTATGCATAAAACATACCGTCATACGATTGGTTGATTGGTCCTGCATGTTAGGTCAACACTGCGTACGGGTAGGTAAACGAACAACATGCATCTTTCATTGCCTCGAGGAAAGTGGTGTTTTGATCGCTGTTTGTTCATTAGTGGGATGAAGTAAAAACTACACAACCGATGTCCGCTAAACTCTGAAAGGCTTGATGCGTGTCTTGAGCAAAAAGCCAGAACATTTTGGTGAGGATCTGAAAAATGGTTGCtgaaatttattttcacttcacagCGTTACAGTCCGTATGCATCGGTATCAGCACTTGAGCCAGCAGATGCAGAATTTTCTTTACTTAAACAACAATGACATGTTTAGGATTGTTTATCGGAGCAGCAACATGCTAACACGCTAGCGTGCTCACACGCTAACATCCACGTTCCTAATGGCAGTGATTCCAAACCAAAGCTAAGGTAGTGAAGAGTAATTGGTTCATTATGTTTGCTTCATTGGTAGGTCAGTccctgtatgtatgtatgcttATGGCAAATGATTTTGCGGATCCCCAAACAACAGTTCGCGccccccagtttgagaacctctgcaataaaggttgggaaccactgatTTACGCTAACAAAATCCTGCCAATCACAGGTGCTTCCCTCGGCCCTCCGAGATGACATCTTGGGGCGCGGCTCGCGCGTACCACTCGGACCAACCGCCGTCATACACTGAAACGCCCGGGTGCCCGCACTGGTGCGCCGCCAGGGCCACGTGGCACGCCGTCACGGCCGAGCCGCACGACGCGCACACGGGGCGGCCGAGGTCCACGCCGGCATCGGAAAACAGAGCCTGAAGCCGCTTCTCGGGCAGGAAGTGGCCCAATGGAGACAGGAAGGAATGGAAGGGCAGGCTGATGGAGTTGGGAATGTGGCCCGGTTCGGTGTCTAAGGGACGCAACCAGACAAAAGAGGGAAAATACAGGATTAGCTTTGCCTTGTTAGTTAAGGGGTGCCACCTCCATTTTGGTGTAGATCCAGATAAAGGAGCAGCTCAAAATGGAGGCTGGTGTCAGCCATACTACCAATACAAGGCTCAGTAAAATAGAGGATTGTAACACCGATACCACTGATATGATACTACGTAAAATAGACGGTGGTATCACCAATACCAACAGAGGGGTTTACAAGGAGCCTTCTATTCCAATTTTCATGCGTTTTGAAGcccaaaccaaatgaaaataCTCAACATAAACACCTTAATCAGAATCAACAGGCCCAAAccaaatggaatttcattcagtttcacaggggtggaatattcctctTGCCAAACCGATCAGGAGTAAATTTTCATGACGTAAACAGTAAATCAGAATGGTGTCGGATTGTGCTTTGTGTGCGCATGCTCTGTCTTGATGTAAATGCACGGTGACGTCATCATTTACGCATGTCAATATGCCGACTTCCAACCAGAACTCGAGATCTTATTTCGAACTTCCGCAATTTCTCACgcataatgcgcacccatgtataatacgcacccccaaagttgacctcaaaattctggaaaacccttctatgtggaatgcatttttacaatgcatgattttgcttctcgCCATATGATCagaacatgaagtattatctgtattttgttatatttttcaaataattattctgaagttaaacactttatttgaacatttgaaatgaatgatggttcttgttcagtcatcagtcatattttaaaaaaaatctatatttcacaaattcttccagggtatgtaaacttatgagcacaactgtacatattttgcaGTCATAcctacccctgtcatattggaatgaaagtgtaggctacacctttttcataacctcaaggTGGGGGTGGCATATTCGAATGAAAGTGTCCATCTTCTTCAtcacctctagatggcggcatacatttataaaatgggaaagttttttttcattttcccctatacgtATGTATAAAGCACACCGTTGACTTTtaacatttgggggggggggggggcacattacccatgagaaattacggtacttgtaactctttttttttttaaatcaatctgttgttttaataaaagttgaaaaacaatacCAACTACTGTGCTCAATAGATGATGGACCTCTATGGTGATAAATGACGGGATGTTCATGTCGATATGTGCATGTAAGCAAAATAAATGCTGGTATCACCAATACCAACAATGATACTGATATTATCCTAACTCAAATAACCTATTATACTGATCATGAAACTAAGTAGAATAGTGTCTGTTATCGCCGATACGGATATcgataccatccatccatctctggagtcccacaggccaaaaaggcccgataggactccttcttcagcttgacagcatccctcaccgttggtgtccatcaacaggttcggggattgccggcacgacaggcaccgaccaccttacagccacagctccggtcagccgcctcaccaatggaggcgcggaacctggtccactcggactcgatgtctcccgcctcctccggaacatgagcaaagttctgtctgaggtgggagttgaaactccttctgacagggaaaTCTgcaaccccaacgtacaggcaccgagccggggggcaataagtatacccacacctgctcggcgcctctcaccgtgggcaactccagggtggaagagtccaacccctctcgagaggactggtaccataTATCgatacaataatttaaaaaatagaggCTGGTATCGCCGAAATTGACACCGAGGCTGATGTTGATATCATCCATCATTAGTCTATATTGCTTGGAAAGTATGAATATTTTGTTATAGATCCACGCAACACTACAGCACACTTACTGTCTCTGGGTTCGGGGTCCAGTCCTCTGAACCTGCCCGCTGGCCTGGCGTCGACCACCTGGAAGTTCTTGGTGTCCAGATTGTCCACCATGTCCTGGTAGCTCTTCACCCAGCTGCGGTTGAGGGAGGCCTTAAACTCGCTTGCTTCGCGTCTGACCGTCTGCTGGTCGCTCACTGGTCGGCCCTCCCTCTGCCACGCACACAGCCCGCCGTCCAATACCGACACCCGGCCGTGGCCGAATACCCGGAACATCCACCAGGCCCGCGGCGCTGAGAAGAAGCCAAAGTCGCTGGCGTCGTACACCACTACGTGCGTGTCAGCGTCAACGCCCAGCGCGCCCGCATAGTCGGCGAAGGTGCGCTCGGAGGGCAGCATGTGCTCCAGGGGGGAGCTCCGGTCGCAGCACTCGTTCAGGTCGAAGAAGGCGGCACCAGGGATGTGTCTGCCGCGGAACTCGCTCTTGGCGCTACGCCGCACTTTAGGCAAGTACCAGGACGCGTCCAGGATGCGAAGTTTGTTTGGTAGCAGCCTGGTGGCCTCGGCGAGCCACCTGGAGGTCACCAGAGCACCGGCGTGAATGCTCATGATTTGGCCGCGCTGAGGCGAGTGAAGTTAGTCGTTACTGATCATTGGGCAAAGGTTGAAAACTTGAAATAAGAACCCAGgcacgcaagcacacacgcacacacaaacaacacacgcacacacacgtccaTGGCTAACAG
It includes:
- the LOC133404434 gene encoding 3-mercaptopyruvate sulfurtransferase-like, with product MSIHAGALVTSRWLAEATRLLPNKLRILDASWYLPKVRRSAKSEFRGRHIPGAAFFDLNECCDRSSPLEHMLPSERTFADYAGALGVDADTHVVVYDASDFGFFSAPRAWWMFRVFGHGRVSVLDGGLCAWQREGRPVSDQQTVRREASEFKASLNRSWVKSYQDMVDNLDTKNFQVVDARPAGRFRGLDPEPRDNTEPGHIPNSISLPFHSFLSPLGHFLPEKRLQALFSDAGVDLGRPVCASCGSAVTACHVALAAHQCGHPGVSVYDGGWSEWYARAAPQDVISEGRGKHL